A single genomic interval of Metasolibacillus fluoroglycofenilyticus harbors:
- a CDS encoding solute symporter family protein, whose amino-acid sequence MNLVSTGFFLGIVGLTLIITYIAAKRTSSASDFYTAGGGLTGWQNGFAIAGDYLSAAAFLGVSGAIALTGFDGFFFSVGYVVANLVLLYVIAEPMRNLGRYTLADMLTARFNEKRVRGVAATGTIIIVIFYMIAQLVGAGALIKLLFGIEYWIAVLIVGVMMTTYVLFGGMTATSWVQIIKAGLLLFGTALLAILVFYKFDFNLVKMFDTIAQDHGKEYLVPGIKYTSTIDSVSMMMALVLGTSGLPHILMRFFTVKDARTARTSISFATWITAIFFSLTIFLGFGAMHFVGFDAIKAASAAGNTAAPLLAEFLGGNILLSFISAVAFATILAVVSGLVLTGASAISHDIYGEIIKDGKLTEKQQVIAARLGSISIAIVSIILALFAQSLNVSFLVSFAFCIGASANLPVILYTIYWKKFNSTGAVASIVTGLVSCLILGALGPNVWSEAGTAIFVGKPLVNLAVPAIITIPLGFLAGYLGTILSTTKQKQKESEIIFKEIRVKANTGISVSDVTH is encoded by the coding sequence ATGAATTTAGTATCAACCGGCTTTTTTCTTGGGATTGTTGGATTAACATTAATTATTACGTATATTGCGGCGAAAAGAACTTCCTCTGCTAGTGATTTTTATACGGCTGGTGGCGGTCTAACTGGCTGGCAAAATGGCTTTGCAATTGCAGGTGACTATTTATCCGCTGCAGCGTTTTTAGGCGTATCTGGTGCGATTGCTTTAACTGGCTTTGATGGCTTCTTCTTTTCTGTCGGTTATGTTGTGGCAAATCTAGTATTGCTATATGTCATCGCAGAGCCAATGCGTAATTTAGGACGCTATACATTAGCAGATATGCTTACAGCCCGCTTTAATGAAAAACGAGTGCGTGGAGTTGCAGCAACGGGAACGATTATTATCGTTATTTTCTATATGATTGCCCAGCTTGTAGGTGCTGGTGCATTAATCAAGCTATTATTTGGTATCGAATATTGGATTGCTGTGTTAATTGTTGGTGTGATGATGACAACATACGTATTGTTTGGTGGCATGACGGCAACAAGCTGGGTGCAAATTATTAAAGCTGGCTTATTGCTATTCGGTACTGCCCTTCTTGCAATTTTAGTATTCTATAAGTTTGATTTTAATCTAGTAAAAATGTTTGATACGATTGCACAGGATCATGGGAAGGAATATTTAGTGCCAGGTATAAAATATACATCAACAATTGATTCTGTATCGATGATGATGGCCCTTGTATTAGGAACATCTGGCTTACCGCATATTTTAATGCGCTTCTTTACAGTAAAAGATGCAAGAACAGCAAGAACTTCTATTTCATTTGCTACTTGGATTACAGCGATTTTCTTCTCGCTGACAATTTTCTTAGGCTTTGGTGCGATGCATTTTGTCGGTTTTGACGCAATTAAGGCTGCTAGCGCTGCTGGAAATACCGCTGCTCCGCTACTTGCAGAGTTTTTAGGTGGCAATATTTTATTATCATTTATTAGTGCTGTAGCATTTGCTACAATTTTAGCGGTTGTATCAGGGCTAGTATTAACAGGTGCTTCCGCTATTTCACACGATATTTATGGTGAAATTATTAAAGATGGTAAGCTAACAGAAAAGCAACAAGTCATTGCAGCTCGTCTTGGTTCTATTTCAATCGCAATTGTTTCAATTATTCTAGCGCTGTTCGCGCAAAGCTTGAATGTTTCCTTCTTAGTGTCATTTGCCTTCTGCATTGGTGCTTCGGCAAATTTACCTGTGATTTTGTACACAATTTACTGGAAGAAGTTTAATTCTACAGGTGCAGTAGCATCCATTGTAACAGGTTTGGTTTCTTGCTTAATACTTGGTGCATTAGGTCCGAATGTTTGGAGTGAGGCAGGTACGGCGATTTTTGTTGGGAAACCTTTAGTTAATTTAGCTGTACCAGCTATTATTACGATTCCATTAGGTTTTCTTGCGGGTTATTTAGGGACAATTTTATCAACGACTAAGCAAAAACAGAAAGAGTCAGAAATTA
- a CDS encoding DUF485 domain-containing protein: MSTVLATKSNKSNEINYEKINQMESFNTFVKKKNKLLFTITAVFLTIYIFLPILAFTTVLQQNAVGSITWVWVYSAALFIMTVVLCTVYGKIAAKFDRQAQAVLAEYKGGK; encoded by the coding sequence ATGAGCACTGTTTTAGCAACAAAAAGTAACAAAAGCAATGAGATTAACTATGAGAAAATTAATCAAATGGAGTCCTTTAACACGTTTGTGAAGAAAAAGAATAAGCTGTTATTCACGATTACTGCAGTATTTTTAACAATTTATATCTTTTTACCGATATTAGCCTTCACTACTGTTCTACAACAGAATGCGGTTGGCTCAATTACTTGGGTATGGGTATACTCTGCTGCCCTCTTTATTATGACTGTTGTGCTATGCACGGTTTATGGAAAAATCGCTGCAAAGTTTGATCGTCAAGCACAGGCAGTATTAGCTGAATATAAAGGAGGAAAATAA